One Candidatus Nitrotoga arctica genomic window, CTAACATTAGATATAGATAGGGCTTGTATATCTCAAGCTACATTCATTTATATTTGGTCACCCTAAATCAACCTGATATTTTCGTTTGTAATGGTTAGTTTTCGTCCAAACTCTTCTTGGCGAACTTAACGTCGAGCTGTTTTAATTTGCGATATAAATGAGTGCGTTCCAAGCCAACGTTCTTCGCCACACGGGTCATATTGCCGTTTTCTTTATGCATATGATAATTAAAATACAGGCTGTCAAAATGATCACGCGCTTCGCGTAATGGCAAGTCGAGCGGCAAGGGGAATTGTGCCGCAGTCCCCCAAAGGGTCGCCATGTTTCCCCGATCAGTTAACGATGTAACTTCCTGCCGAATATTTGGTGTTGCACCCAGCTTGATTGCCTTGGCAACAGCATCAAGCAATTTCTGTAACGCAATGGGTTTTTCAAGGAAATCCACCGCACCGATGCGCGTCGCCTCAAGTGCTGTTTCTATGGTGCCATGCCCTGACATCATGATCACTGGCATAGTCAACAAGTTCTGTCCCACCCACTCTTTAAGTAGACTGACGCCATCGGTATTCGGCATCCAAATGTCCAGCAATACCAAATCCGGCACCTGCCGGTTGCGAAAATCGCGAGCCTGAATAGCATTTTCAGCCAGATGCACATGATAGCCTTCGTCAAACAAGATTTCCGAGAGCAGCTCGCGTATTCCGATTTCATCATCTACCACTAGAATTTCTTTAGTTGCCATTTTCATACGACCTCTATCAATAAGGGCAAGGTAACACTTACTCTTGTTCCACCAGTTGTCACATTTTCAATAACAATACTGCCACCGTGTTCTTCCACAATTTTCTTCACGATTGCTAAACCTAGCCCAGTACCCTTGGGCTTAGTCGTTCTGTAAGGTTCAAAAGCACGCGCCAGCAAATGCTCAGGAAAACCGCAGCCATTGTCTTGCACACACAATTTTAATGCGCTGCCCTCCTCTGCCGTGCTCAGGATAATTTCCCGTTGAGTCACGTTTTGTAGAGCATCATACGAATTCTGCAACAAATTATGGATCACTTGGCGCAAGCGTGTCGCATCCCCCTTCACCCAAGTTTGGGTCGCATTCAAGCGTAAGGTGATTGGACTGCTGTTAGCTTCATACAACCCGAGCACTTCGCGTAGTAGCTGGTGCATGTCCAGCACTACCAGTTTGGGAGCAGGCGCCCGGGCATAATCCGCGAATTCGGTTACCATGTTTTTCATGGCTGCTACTTGACTTACGATAGTCTGCGTGGCCCGCTGCAATAGCTGCGCGTCGCTACCGTCCAGCTTGGCGCTCAACTTGTGCTGAAGGCGCTCTGCGGACAGCTGAATAGGTGTAAGCGGATTCTTAATTTCATGCGCCAAACGGCGTGCCACTTCACCCCACGCGGCCTGACGTTCCGCTTGCAGCAAATAGGTAATATCGTCGAACACAACCACGTAGCTATTATCCGCCGCTGTGGATAACCGGGTGCCGCGCATTAACAAGATCTGATCACCATTCTTGCTTAGCCGCTCAATTTGACGCTGCCATTCGCCGCTTGTCACTTCATTAAAAGCCTGCATGATCGCATCGGAAAAAGGACGGAGCAGGGGATGACGCACGGCGATTTCCGCTAACGGCACATCCTGCATATCCAGGAGCGACGCCCCAAGTATCTGCGCCGCACTACTGTTGACAGAACGCAGCTTGAATTGTTCATCCACTACTAACACTCCAGACGATAGGTGTGCCAGCATGCTTTCCAAGTAGGCTTTAGCATCTTCCGCTTGGCGTTGTTGCTGTTCACTTGTGGTTTTCGCATCGGCCAGTTGTAACGTCATCTGGTTGAACAGTCCGGTCAGTGCCCCCAGTTCATCACGGCTTTTAATGGGATGCTGACGTGAAAAGTCACCCTGCGCTACCGCCCGAGTTCCTTCGGCTAGTGCTGCGAGCGGTGCGCTTAGGCGATCACTGATAAAAAAAGCAGCTGACACCGCACTCAACAACACAATCAACAGCGATAGCGTCAGCGTGATGCCATACAAGCGCTTCAATCCCAAACGAGACAATGCTAACTCCTGGTAATCGCGATAAACCGCCCGTACCATTTCTGCATCAGCGGCAAGCTGTTTGGGCACTGGCTGTGTCAGTTGCAGAATACGCGCGCCGGCTGACAGTTGCAGCGGCTTAACCAGCACCAGCACACGCAATATCAGGCTGTTATCAGGCAGTGTATCAATAATGCTATGAAGTCCCTGCTGGCTTGCCTCTCGCAGCATTTCGGCAGCCGGTGTATCGGGAGGCGGCTTGCGGTTGCTACTGGCAAACGCAAGTAGCTTTCCGCTTTTGTTAAACAACGCAGCATCATGGGCAGGACCTTTGCTTATTAGCTGGCCCAACGTTTTTGTGTATTGCTCTGGAGATTGTTTGGCAAGTAGCAGGGCGGTGGACTGAGCTTTTTTGCTCAATTCCTTAAGACCCGTTTCCAGCGCATTTCGGCCCAAGTTTAAACCGCCCTCCAACGCTTTTTCTACCCGAAGGTCGAACCACGATTCAATGCTCTTATCAAGAAACTGTACCGAAACAGCATACACCAGTAAACCGGGCAGGATCGCAATCAAAATGAAAAACAACGTCAAACGCAGAGTGAGTTTCGCACCGAATACCTGTGTCTTAAGCTTGCCGCGCAACTGCCATAATTGATAGCCAACCAGCACGGTTAGATACACGGCTAAGACCCCGGCCAAAGCCAGCAGTACATAGTAATTGCGTGAGAACAACTCAGTATTAGCGCTGGCGCTTGACAGCAGATAAAGCAGGAAGCTGCCAACCAGTGCGCTGATGAAAATTAAGTATTTCACTGCCTACTCACTTTCGCGGTCTGCAGCAGATACGATGGGGCGAACTATCCAGCGGTACCAATTGGAATCAAAGTTCCAGTCTTGGGTGGCCAAGGCATTGACTTGCAATGGTTTGGGTAATTGCGTTACATCCAGACGCATTCGCGTGGCAGCAATGTAGTCCCCTTTTTGGGGCAACAACGCTGTAATATAATCATTGTTTTTCTGGAGCAGCGAAGCATCAATAGGTGAAGCAGATTGATGACTGATAATACGCAGTGCATCACCCAAGCTAGAAAAGTTTTGGAATAGCGAGCCACGCGTGATGCGGTACTGGCGCGTCAGTTTGTTGTAAGATAGTTTGGCAGTCTGTTCATTTTTTGCGATAACTTCGTCCAGCCAGTACCAACGCGGACGAATCAAGGTGAACTCGCTAATGAAATACAGAGGCACCCCGCGCGTCAGTGCTTGATCTACAACAAAGTTTAAGCTAATGTCGAAATCAGCTGAAAACTGGTAACTGCCGTCAGAAAGTCGCGCCTCAGTTTTACGCACGGTAATACCCTCGGCACAGACGACCGAAATGCCTAGCCAGAATGCCAGCAGCACAGCCAGCAATCGCTCCAAGTTATGCATGCTTTTGCAGTAATGCATAAAAGAAACCATCGTGCTGGTCATTGGGGAATATTTGACCTTCATTTAAATTGGGCATGGACAGCGGTAATTGTTTGCCATCGTCATGCTGATTTAAAAACTCATTAATAACTTCCTGGTTTTCTCGCGCAAAAATGGAACAGGTTACATATAGTAGCTTTCCATCTCTTTCCAGCAACTGCCACAATGCGCAAAGAATATGCAACTGCTGTTGCGCGAACCCATTGATGTCGCCCGGACGACGCAGCCACTTTATATCGGGATGGCGCCGCACCACCCCGGAGGCAGAGCAGGGTACATCGGCCAAAATTCGATGGAATGGTTTGCCATCCCACCAGCTATCAGGCTGTGCCGCATCACCGCTTTGCAACTGCGCATGCAATTGCAAACGTTGCAGGTTTTCACGTACCAGTTCCAAACGCTGCGAATTTTTGTCTAAAGCAAGTAGATCAAGTTGTGCCAGCTCCAGTAGGTGGGTAGTCTTTCCGCCCGGTGCAGCACACGCATCAAGCACCCGCATACCGTCCTGCACGTCCAACAGGCGCGCTGCGTATTGCGCACCCGCATCCTGCACTGAAACCAGACCGTCGAAAAATCCTGGTAACTTATTTACCGGGAGAGGGTATCTCAACAGCACCGCATCTGGCTCGATCAGACTGGCCTGAATATCATGCTGCGCAAGCAACGCCAGATAATCTGCTGTATTGATATATCGACAATTCACACGTAGGGTCATGGGCGGATGCTGGTTGCCCGCTAGCAAGATAGCCTCCGAATACCTTCCATATTGTGCCTGGACTGCAGTTATCCACCATTGCGGATAGGCATAGCGACCTTCCTCGCTAGTGGCCGCGACTGCAAGTAATGCCTCGCGGTTGCGCAAAAAATTGCGCAGTACTGCATTTGCCAATCCTCCAGCTGCGGCATTGCACTTTCGCACAGCGCGCACGGCATGATCTACCACCGCATGGGGCGCAGCTTTGGTATGCAGCAGTTGATACAAAGCCACTAATAACAAGCAACGTAGTTGCGAATCCTGCACGGGTTTGTGCAACAATTGATCCAGTACGCGCACTAACTGACCGTAAAAACGCAGCGTACCATAACTCAAATCCTGTAGCGCACCACGTTGTTGTGGTGTCAATTCGGGCATAATTTGTCCAGGTGTAGCCTGCAAAGCAGCACTCAATGTCTGACTCAGATTGCGTCCAGCCAACACTTGGCAGACAACTTGGCTGGCACCTCTTTGTGCGATATGCATGTCAGAGGAATGAAGTGCAACGGTCGCCGGGATGCACTGCAAATCCCTGGATAAACTGTGCCGCAGGTAATGCCTTAGCATTCTGGCGCTGCAATACTTCAAGGCATAACGCTCCTTGGCCGCATGCCACAATAATGCCGTTTTTTTCTATAGCCAACACAATTCCCGCTTCACCTTCAGACCCCTCACGTACGCTGACCTGCCAGATTTTGACGAGTTCCCCATTAAGAATGGTATATGCGATAGGGAAAGGATTGTAGGCATGCACCGCACGTATGATTTGTGTGGCATTTTTTGACCAGTCAATTAGTGCTTCTGTTTTGTTGAGTTTGGCAGCATAAGTTGCTTCGGCCACATTTTGCGACACAGGCTTTAATTGTCCTTGCTCCAGCAGGCACAGTGTCTCGACGATCGCTTCAGCGCCCAACATTGCCAATTTGTCATGCAACGTTTGCGTGGTGTCATGCGCAGTGATCGAACAGGTTTTTTTAAGCAACATATCACCTGTATCGAGTCCTGTATCCATTTGCATAATGGTGATACCGGTTTTGTCGTCATCCGCCAGAATAGCGCGCTGAATAGGCGCCGCACCGCGCCAACGCGGTAATAATGAAGCGTGAATATTCAAGCACCCGTAGCGTGGCAATTGCAGTAGCGCTGATGGCAGGATTAGTCCATAAGCCGCCACCACCATTACATCCGCCGCATAATTGGCAAGCTCTTGTTGTACATCGACAGATTTTAATGTAACAGGCTGTAGCAGTGGCAGGTTACGCGCCAAGGCAAGTTGCTTAACTGGGCTGGCTGTGAGTCGCATACCGCGGCCAGCAGGCCTGTCGGGCTGGGTCAACACCGCGACTACAGAAAATTGTTGCACCAGCAACGCTTCTAGTGCGGTGGCGGCGAAGTCTGGCGTGCCGGCAAAAATGATCTTTAGGGGAGAGTTGATTATCAGGATACCTTTAGATTAATGATGGCTTTACATTTAAGGTAAGACGCAACCGCCGCAGTTTGAGAAAAACATATTTTTGAAGTGCCTACATTATTTCACGGCGGTGCTTCTTAAGTTTGGCTCGGAGACGGGATTGCTTGAGCGGCGAAAGATATTCAACAAACACCTTGCCCTTAAGATGATCCACCTCATGTTGTATACAGATCGCCAGCAACCCGTCTGCTTCAAGCGTGAAAGATTCACCATGCGTATTGAGTGCGCGCACGGTGACATGTTCGGCGCGGCGTACTTTTTCAAATACTCCGGGAACCGACAAACAGCCCTCCTCGCACATGCTCTCACCGCTACTGGCAATAATTTCCGGATTAATGAACACCAGCAATTGATCCTGGGTCTCAGAAATGTCCATCACAATGATTTGTTGATGTACATTCACCTGAGTTGCGGCCAGACCCACTCCTGGCGCAGAATACATCGTTTCGGCCATATCAGAGGCCAGCTTGCGGGTGGCTACAGTTACCACATGGACTGGAACTGCGACGGTATGCAACCGCTCATCCGGATATTGCAATATTTGTAAAATTGCCATAAATGCTTGCTAATTTAAATAACTAGGGGCAGAATTTAAAACGTTTTGCACAAACATCGTGCAAAACTTGTTGTTCTCAGCCTGGCTTCTAAAAACTGGGTTTCCACGCAAAATGGAGTTTCCATGCAAAAGATTATTATATCGCTGATTTGCTGTTTATTGCCTACCTTCGCCTTTGCTGATACGGTTAAAATCCAGGACAATGCACCGGATAGTCACATTGTGGTGAAAGGGGATACCCTGTGGGATATCTCCGCTAAGTTTTTCAAGGATCCATGGCAATGGCCACAAATCTGGGGCTTGAATAAAGATACCATTAAAGATCCGCACTGGATTTATCCCGGGGACGTGGTACATCTGGATCGTGCAAGCGGTACATTGCACATAGGCCAAATAAAAAAAAGCGAAGAAACAACTGGAGCAGGCAAATCTGACAGTGCGAAACTTTCCCCTCGGGTATACGTTCAAAGCAGTGAACACAACGCAATCCCCAGTATTTCAGCTAGTGCCATCGAACCGTTTCTCAGCAGGCCGCTCATAATTGAGAAAAATGGGCTAGCTGACGCACCAACTATAGTTGGCACTCACGAGAAACGCGTCCTTCTGGCCAGCGGAGATATAGCATACGTTAAAGGCCTATCCAAAGAGCAGGGGTTGCTGTGGCAAATTTATCGTCCGGGAAAAACACTGCTTGACCCGGAGAACAACGAAGTGTTGGGATATGAGGCAATGTACTTGGGTGATGCAGAGGTCGAAAAATTCGCCGATATCAGCACGCTTAAGATCGTCAAGTCGCTTAAGGAAATTAACAAAGGGGATCAACTGATCGTAGCTTCCAGCGAATTCGCTGGAAGCTACGTGCCACGCGTCCCAGATAGCCAGATTGCAGCTCGCGTGATTTCTATTTATGCGGGCGTCTCCCAGGCTGGTCAGCATTCCATCGTAACGCTCAACAAAGGACTTCGTGATGGCCTTGAAAATGGCCATGTACTGGCGCTATATCGCAAGGGAGATGTGATAAAGGAAAAAGGGGAAACACACACTTTACCGGATATGCGCTATGGTCTGTTATTTGTATTCCGTACTTTTGACAAAGTAGCCTACGCTCTGGTGATGCGAACCCGACTGCCCGTGCAATTGTTGGATAGCGCGCTGACGCCCTGACTTCCTATGCTTATGGACGCTGAACTTGCGTCATGGCTGGCCCTGAACCAGATACCTGGTTTAGGGAATGAAGGTTTGCGCCGTCTGCTGCAAGCTTTCGGTACTCCAACCCAAGTCTTCGCTACGCCAGTGCATACTCTTCAACAAGTAGTCCAGCCAGCAATTGCTGCAACCATCACTCAAGGCTGGAATGAAGAAAAACTCGCACCCATTGCCAGTTGGCTCGCTGATCCGCACAACCATGTTGTTACACTGGCAGACCCTGATTATCCGCAGGCGCTACTTAACATTTCCGATCCACCACTACTGCTATATGTGAAAGGACGGCTTGAATTGCTTAACCACTCGGCACTCGCCGTCGTTGGCAGTCGCAACGCTACCCCACAAGGGCTGAGCAATGCGGAGGCTTTTGCTCAGGCAGCGAGCGCTGCTGGACTGTGCATTATCAGTGGCATGGCGCATGGCATAGACGCCGCAGCACATCGCGGAGGGTTGCGCGAATACGGTTCCAGCATAGGCATCGTTGGGACGGGGTTGGACAAAGTTTACCCTGCTGCCAACCGCCAGCTGGCGCATCAATTGGCACAGGAAGGCGCATTGATTTCCGAGTTTTCATTAGGAACTCCGCCACTAGCGGCAAATTTTCCGCGCCGCAATCGCATTATTAGCGGCCTCAGCTTAGGGTGTTTAGTAGTCGAAGCTTCTCTGCAAAGCGGTTCACTGATTACCGCTCGTATGGCATTGGAACAAGGGCGTGACGTTTTCGCTATTCCCGGTTCCATTCATGCCCCACAGACAAAAGGATGCCATCATCTGATCAAGCAGGGCGCTAAACTGGTAGAGTGCGCGCAAGATATTCTAGAAGAACTGGGACATTTTCCCGCCAGCACGACCTTGCAATCTTCCGTACTCGAGGAACACCCTTTATTAATGCATTTAGGTTTCGACCCGGTAGATATGGACAGCTTGAGCCAGCGCAGTGGCTTGACGATTGGGGCGCTATCCGCCATCCTGTTGCAACTGGAGCTGGATGGTGACATCGCAACTTTACCAGGTGGGCTTTATCAACGTATAAATTAAAATTGTAATTGTTCATATTTGGTAGAACAACATCTCCCACAGGAGAAGAAAAAATTATAACTATTCATAATCCCTTACTCTTGGTTTAATTGCTCCTAGTTTGATAATTACCTAACAATCAATTTTTATCGGGGCATTATGTTTGACATTTTAATGTTTTTATTTGAAAGCTATTTTCATGCTGGCCGTTATCCCAATTCCGACAAGTTATCCCGCAAGTTATCCGCCGCCGGATTTGAAGATGAGGACATTCATTTGGCGCTGACTTGGTTGTCTGGCCTGGAGCAGTTGAACAAAGCAAATTATCCGTCCACCATTAATGAGAGTAGTGGACGCTTTTATGCCGACCTGGAAATCAAGCGCATGAGCTTTGAAGTACGCCGTTTTCTGACTTTTTGGGAACAAAATAAAATAATTACACCCGTGGAGCGGGAAATGATCCTCGACCGAGCGGTTGCATTGAACCGTGAAAATCTGCCACTGGACAAAATCAAACTTATCACGCTCATGGTGTTGTGGAATCAACGTCAAGACTTGGACCCTTTAATCGTTGAAGACCTGCTGACTCCGGCCGATTCCAGTTGCTTACATTAAACATTAACATTAAACAAACATACAATCATGGCGAGCAATCTACTAATCGTTGAGTCCCCGGCCAAAGCCGTCACCCTGAAAAAATATCTGGGTAAAGATTTTGAGATTCTGGCGACTTATGGGCATGTGCGCGACCTGATACCCAAATCGGGTGCGATCGATACTGAACATGATTTTGCCATGCAGTATGAAATTATTGCGCGAAACAGCAAACATGTAGATGCCATCGCCAAAGCCGCTGCTCAGGCAGACCACATCTATCTGGCACCTGACCCGGATCGTGAAGGGGAAGCCATTGCCTGGCATGTCGCTGAGTTACTGAAAAGCAAGCGTAATTTGAAAAATAAATCCATGCAGCGCGTGGTGTTTTACGAAATAACCCAGTCTGCGGTGCGCGAAGCGGTTGCCCATCCGCGTGAAATTTCTATCCCCTTGGTGAACGCGCAACAGGCGCGACGTGCGCTGGATTACTTGGTGGGTTTCAATCTGTCGCCACTACTATGGCGCAAAATACGCCCCGGGCTTTCTGCCGGGCGTGTGCAAAGCCCAGCGTTGCGCCTGATCGTGGAACGTGAATTAGAAATCGAGGCATTCCGCTCGCAGGAATATTGGACTGTGCATCTCGACAGCCAGAAGAATAGCCAACCATTTACCGCCAAACTGTTTCAATATCAAGGGAAAAAACTGGAGCAGTTGGGTATAGCCAGCGAGACGGAATACCGCAAGATTTTTGACAACATCAGTGCGGCCAAATTGCCTCCGCGCGTGGTGCGCGTGGAAAAGAAAGCCAAGCAGCGCTATGCCGCTGCTCCATTCACAACCTCCACGCTACAGCAGGAAGCAGCACGCAAACTAGGCATGCCCACTGACCGTACTATGCGTATCGCCCAACAGCTTTATGAAGGTATCGACATCGGCGGTCAAACTGTAGGACTGATCAGTTATATGCGTACTGATTCCGTCACGCTGGCCCAGGAAGCCCTGCAGGAAATACGTAGTTATATCGCTGCACAATTTGCACCGGATTATTTGCCTAAAACGGCACCGGTCTACAAAAGTAAAGCCAAGAATGCGCAGGAGGCTCACGAAGCCATACGGCCGACCTCGATTGCACGCACCCCGGAGAGCATGCGGGAATTTCTCACCATAGATCAAGCACGGCTCTATGAAATGATCTGGAAGCGTACCCTCGCCTGTCAAATGGCCCCCGCGCGTTTCGATACAGTCAGTCTTGATATTCGCCTTGGCGGGGATGACACCCTGTTTCGCGCCAGCGGCCAAACCCTCATATTTCCTGGCTTTATCGCTGTCTATCAGGAAAGCACGGATGACAGTGAAGAAGAAGAAAACAAAAAACTGCCACCTTTGGAAGAGGGAGAGACCATTCCTCTTGACAAGCTGTATGGTGAGCAGCATTTTACCCAGCCGCCCCCGCGATTTTCCGAAGCCAGTTTAGTAAAAACTTTAGAAGAGCATGGCATCGGACGCCCCTCAACTTACGCCAGCATCATTTCCACGCTACAGGCTCGTGAATATGCAATGCTGGACAAAAAACGATTCAAGCCGACCGACGTCGGACGTGTTGTTATCCGTTTCCTCACCGAACATTTTACGCGCTATGTCGATTACGGATTTACCGCGCAAATGGAGGATGAGTTGGATGAGATTTCCGATGGCAAGCGCGACTGGATTCCAGTATTAAACGATTTCTGGCATCCCTTCACTGCGCTTATACAAGATAAGAAGAACATCGAGCGTAAAGATGTAACACAAGAATTAATTGACGAAGCCTGCCCCAAATGCGGCAAGCCTTTAGCCACCCGCTTGGGAAAACGTGGCAACTTCATTGGCTGCACAGCCTTCCCGGAGTGCGACTACACACGTAACCTAACAAATGAAGCCGATGCCGGGGAAGCCCGCAAGGAATTGGGGAGCGATCCAGTTACTGGACTGCCAGTGTTATTGTTGCGCGGTCCTTATGGCTATTACATACAACTTGGTGAAGTAGAGGCAGGTTCCAAAACAAAACCGAAGCGTATTTCCTGGCCGAAGGAATTACCTCCAGATGCTGCAGACCTTGCTGCTGCCACACAATTGCTGCAACTGCCCAAAGAATTGGGACTCCATCCCGAAAGCGGCAAAAAAATTATCGTCAACATTGGACGTTTTGGCCCTTATGTCGGGCATGATGGAAAATTTAAATCCATTCCCAAGGGAGACAGTGTTTTCAGCATACATTTGGAACGCGCAGTAGCACTGTTAGCTGAGGCAAGAACTTCCAATACTGTGATACGAGAGCTGGGCGCGCATCCTGATGATCAAAAGCCGGTGGAGGTCTGCAATGGCCGCTATGGGCCATACGTAAAACATGGGAAAGTTAACGCCACTTTGCCTAAAGACCTATCTCCGGAAGAAATAACATTGCAAGAAGGTTTGGCGTTGCTGGCAGAACGTGTAGCAAAAGGGCCCTCTCTAAAGAAAACCACAGCCAAGATAAAGTCTGCTGTGCCGAAAAAGCCTGCTGTGCCGAAAGAGTCCGCTGCTGCAAAAAAGCCCGCTGCTACGAAAAAGCCCGCTGCTACGAAAAAGCCCGCTGCTACGAAAAAGCTCGCTGTGCCGAAAAAGACCGCTGCTACGAAGTAACATGTCCGTTATGTTGAACCAGCCTCTCAAAAACAATCCTCGGTCTTGCAATCAGAGCCCGAAGATAAATATAGGGGAGTTGATAAATAAAGTCATGGCCTTGCAGGATTCGCGTGA contains:
- the topA gene encoding type I DNA topoisomerase; this encodes MASNLLIVESPAKAVTLKKYLGKDFEILATYGHVRDLIPKSGAIDTEHDFAMQYEIIARNSKHVDAIAKAAAQADHIYLAPDPDREGEAIAWHVAELLKSKRNLKNKSMQRVVFYEITQSAVREAVAHPREISIPLVNAQQARRALDYLVGFNLSPLLWRKIRPGLSAGRVQSPALRLIVERELEIEAFRSQEYWTVHLDSQKNSQPFTAKLFQYQGKKLEQLGIASETEYRKIFDNISAAKLPPRVVRVEKKAKQRYAAAPFTTSTLQQEAARKLGMPTDRTMRIAQQLYEGIDIGGQTVGLISYMRTDSVTLAQEALQEIRSYIAAQFAPDYLPKTAPVYKSKAKNAQEAHEAIRPTSIARTPESMREFLTIDQARLYEMIWKRTLACQMAPARFDTVSLDIRLGGDDTLFRASGQTLIFPGFIAVYQESTDDSEEEENKKLPPLEEGETIPLDKLYGEQHFTQPPPRFSEASLVKTLEEHGIGRPSTYASIISTLQAREYAMLDKKRFKPTDVGRVVIRFLTEHFTRYVDYGFTAQMEDELDEISDGKRDWIPVLNDFWHPFTALIQDKKNIERKDVTQELIDEACPKCGKPLATRLGKRGNFIGCTAFPECDYTRNLTNEADAGEARKELGSDPVTGLPVLLLRGPYGYYIQLGEVEAGSKTKPKRISWPKELPPDAADLAAATQLLQLPKELGLHPESGKKIIVNIGRFGPYVGHDGKFKSIPKGDSVFSIHLERAVALLAEARTSNTVIRELGAHPDDQKPVEVCNGRYGPYVKHGKVNATLPKDLSPEEITLQEGLALLAERVAKGPSLKKTTAKIKSAVPKKPAVPKESAAAKKPAATKKPAATKKPAATKKLAVPKKTAATK